A genome region from Euphorbia lathyris chromosome 4, ddEupLath1.1, whole genome shotgun sequence includes the following:
- the LOC136225481 gene encoding inositol hexakisphosphate and diphosphoinositol-pentakisphosphate kinase VIP2-like isoform X4, producing the protein MLLLVILNHLWELASLDVVIIVISAAAFAKGLFDLEGKLTPIMVSLVSKDSSMLDGLDNASADIKVAKFFPTAGEAIDSFNQKRCVDGKALVLPSQIVS; encoded by the exons ATGCTGTTGTTGGTCATATTGAACCATTTGTGGGAATTAGCATCACTGGATGTTGTCATTATAGTG ATCTCTGCAGCTGCATTTGCTAAAGGCCTATTTGATCTAGAAGGAAAACTAACACCAATCATG GTTTCTCTTGTTAGCAAGGATTCCTCCATGTTGGATGGGCTTGACAATGCAAGCGCTGATATAAAAGTAGCCAAG TTCTTCCCAACTGCTGGAGAGGCTATTGATTCCTTCAACCAGAAAAGATGCGTGGATGGGAAGGCTCTAGTTCTCCCAAGTCAGATTGTTAGTTAA
- the LOC136225481 gene encoding endoglucanase 9-like isoform X1 translates to MLLIILVKRWKRNQYYWNNKLTANAVLLTRLLYFRDVGFPFEDALHLSSNATRLLISSYLSQETFKKTPGGLILLNPDGDSGPLLFAATASFLTKLYSDYNKLVPTSGLSCSAGDLSSQQWMKQRLKKAEDHL, encoded by the exons ATGCTACTGATCATTTTAGTGAAGCGGTGGAAGAGGAACCAATATTATTGGAACAACAAGCTTACTGCTAACGCG GTTTTGCTAACTAGGCTTCTCTATTTCCGGGATGTTGGCTTTCCATTCGAGGATGCTTTACATCTTTCTTCGAATGCTACAAGGTTACTTATCTCTTCTTATCTCTCTCAAGAAACCTTCAAGAAAACACCAG GTGGATTGATCCTCTTAAATCCTGATGGTGATTCTGGACCATTACTGTTTGCTGCAACAGCATCTTTTCTGACTAAATTATACAGTGACTACAACAAACTTGTACCTACTTCAGGTTTAAGTTGCAGTGCTGGTGATTTGTCTTCGCAGCAGTGGATGAAACAGAGGTTGAAGAAAGCAGAGGATCATTTATAA
- the LOC136226689 gene encoding probable protein S-acyltransferase 23 isoform X2 — MASSEIEVVSSESKVQEPEHSPNGEAPIVIDVYSASAYGDLEKLRKFVEQDGASLSDHDVNGYYALQWAALNSFPDIAQYIIEHGGDVNATDIRLQTALHWAAVRGSTGVADVLLQNGGRVEAADLNGYRAVHIAAQYGQTAFLNHLVAKYHADFDAPDNEGRSPLHWAAYKGYADTVRLLLFRDASQGRQDREGCTPLHWAALAGNVEACTVLVHAGTKRELAVKDKTGLTPAQLAKDKGYQNVAMFLSNVQRAQGKHWVDKFCRGKMGATGYAPILLSIMIICMFLFMNSVIAAPNLPKVTAAVGIWGWIALSLSVLSLVMFYKCSSKDPGFIKRREDLGRDVEDPLLNIDLNNTSVWTGNWSQLCPTCKIIRPVRSKHCPACKHCVEQFDHHCPWISNCVGKRNKRDFFIFVCLGTSTAFISAAITVQNSS; from the exons ATGGCATCTTCCGAGATCGAGGTAGTATCATCAGAATCCAAAGTGCAAGAGCCAGAGCATAGTCCCAATGGCGAAGCACCAATTGTGATCGATGTTTATTCTGCTTCTGCTTACGGAGATTTAGAGAAATTGCGGAAATTTGTTGAGCAAGACGGTGCTTCTCTTTCTGACCATGATGTTAATGGCTATTACGCTCTTCAATGGGCTGCTCTCAATAGCTTCCCCGACATCGCACAATACATAATCGAG CATGGGGGTGATGTAAATGCAACTGATATTAGGCTGCAGACGGCGTTGCATTGGGCAGCAGTTAGAGGATCAACAGGAGTAGCAGATGTGCTGTTGCAAAATGGAGGTCGAGTTGAGGCAGCCGATTTAAATGGTTATCGG GCAGTTCATATTGCTGCTCAGTATGGACAAACAGCTTTCTTAAATCACCTTGTTGCTAAGTACCATGCTGATTTTGATGCACCAGATAATGAAGGAAGGAGCCCTCTCCATTG GGCTGCATACAAGGGTTATGCAGACACGGTCAGATTGCTATTATTTCGAGATGCAAGCCAAGGAAGACAAGATAGAGAAG GTTGCACACCATTGCACTGGGCTGCATTAGCAGGAAATGTAGAGGCTTGCACTGTGCTTGTACATGCTGGCACAAAGCGGGAACTGGCAGTGAAGGATAAAACTGGATTGACTCCAGCTCAACTTGCAAAAGATAAAGGTTATCAGAATGTCGCCATGTTCCTT TCTAATGTACAACGAGCGCAAGGAAAGCATTGGGTTGACAAATTTTGCAGGGGGAAGATGGGTGCCACTGGTTATGCTCCGATCTTGTTAAGTATTATGATCATTTGTATGTTCCTTTTTATGAACTCAGTTATTGCAG CTCCAAATCTGCCAAAGGTAACTGCTGCTGTTGGAATTTGGGGATGGATTGCTCTTTCTCTATCTGTTCTCTCACTGGTCATGTTCTACAAGTGTAGCAG CAAAGATCCAGGTTTTATCAAGAGACGTGAAGATCTGGGTAGAGATGTAGAG GATCCTTTACTTAATATTGATCTGAACAATACCTCTGTATGGACGGGTAATTGGTCTCAACTGTGCCCTACATGCAAG ATAATTAGACCAGTACGATCCAAACATTGCCCTGCATGTAAACATTGTGTGGAGCAGTTTGACCACCATTGCCCATGGATTTCTAATTGTGTAGGCAAG AGGAACAAGCGAGATTTCTTCATTTTTGTATGCTTGGGAACCTCAACAGCTTTCATTTCTGCTGCCATTACAGTCCAAA ATAGCTCGTAA
- the LOC136226689 gene encoding probable protein S-acyltransferase 23 isoform X1: protein MASSEIEVVSSESKVQEPEHSPNGEAPIVIDVYSASAYGDLEKLRKFVEQDGASLSDHDVNGYYALQWAALNSFPDIAQYIIEHGGDVNATDIRLQTALHWAAVRGSTGVADVLLQNGGRVEAADLNGYRAVHIAAQYGQTAFLNHLVAKYHADFDAPDNEGRSPLHWAAYKGYADTVRLLLFRDASQGRQDREGCTPLHWAALAGNVEACTVLVHAGTKRELAVKDKTGLTPAQLAKDKGYQNVAMFLSNVQRAQGKHWVDKFCRGKMGATGYAPILLSIMIICMFLFMNSVIAAPNLPKVTAAVGIWGWIALSLSVLSLVMFYKCSSKDPGFIKRREDLGRDVEDPLLNIDLNNTSVWTGNWSQLCPTCKIIRPVRSKHCPACKHCVEQFDHHCPWISNCVGKRNKRDFFIFVCLGTSTAFISAAITVQRIWTAAHLMRAEERWIRYLVVQHPGIVVFLMLDLFILLAATTLTVAQISQIARNITTNELANAARYGYLQGPDGRFRNPYNHGWLKNCADFLIRGYTDDEEIAWRPLQQAAD from the exons ATGGCATCTTCCGAGATCGAGGTAGTATCATCAGAATCCAAAGTGCAAGAGCCAGAGCATAGTCCCAATGGCGAAGCACCAATTGTGATCGATGTTTATTCTGCTTCTGCTTACGGAGATTTAGAGAAATTGCGGAAATTTGTTGAGCAAGACGGTGCTTCTCTTTCTGACCATGATGTTAATGGCTATTACGCTCTTCAATGGGCTGCTCTCAATAGCTTCCCCGACATCGCACAATACATAATCGAG CATGGGGGTGATGTAAATGCAACTGATATTAGGCTGCAGACGGCGTTGCATTGGGCAGCAGTTAGAGGATCAACAGGAGTAGCAGATGTGCTGTTGCAAAATGGAGGTCGAGTTGAGGCAGCCGATTTAAATGGTTATCGG GCAGTTCATATTGCTGCTCAGTATGGACAAACAGCTTTCTTAAATCACCTTGTTGCTAAGTACCATGCTGATTTTGATGCACCAGATAATGAAGGAAGGAGCCCTCTCCATTG GGCTGCATACAAGGGTTATGCAGACACGGTCAGATTGCTATTATTTCGAGATGCAAGCCAAGGAAGACAAGATAGAGAAG GTTGCACACCATTGCACTGGGCTGCATTAGCAGGAAATGTAGAGGCTTGCACTGTGCTTGTACATGCTGGCACAAAGCGGGAACTGGCAGTGAAGGATAAAACTGGATTGACTCCAGCTCAACTTGCAAAAGATAAAGGTTATCAGAATGTCGCCATGTTCCTT TCTAATGTACAACGAGCGCAAGGAAAGCATTGGGTTGACAAATTTTGCAGGGGGAAGATGGGTGCCACTGGTTATGCTCCGATCTTGTTAAGTATTATGATCATTTGTATGTTCCTTTTTATGAACTCAGTTATTGCAG CTCCAAATCTGCCAAAGGTAACTGCTGCTGTTGGAATTTGGGGATGGATTGCTCTTTCTCTATCTGTTCTCTCACTGGTCATGTTCTACAAGTGTAGCAG CAAAGATCCAGGTTTTATCAAGAGACGTGAAGATCTGGGTAGAGATGTAGAG GATCCTTTACTTAATATTGATCTGAACAATACCTCTGTATGGACGGGTAATTGGTCTCAACTGTGCCCTACATGCAAG ATAATTAGACCAGTACGATCCAAACATTGCCCTGCATGTAAACATTGTGTGGAGCAGTTTGACCACCATTGCCCATGGATTTCTAATTGTGTAGGCAAG AGGAACAAGCGAGATTTCTTCATTTTTGTATGCTTGGGAACCTCAACAGCTTTCATTTCTGCTGCCATTACAGTCCAAA GGATTTGGACTGCTGCGCACCTAATGCGTGCAGAAGAAAGATGGATTCGATATTTAGTAGTTCAACATCCCGGCATTGTTGTCTTTTTGATGTTAGACTTATTTATTCTGCTTGCTGCCACAACTTTAACCGTAGCACAAATTTCCCAG ATAGCTCGTAATATCACAACAAATGAACTTGCAAATGCTGCTCGATATGGATATCTTCAAGGACCAGATGGGCGATTTCGGAATCCGTATAACCATGGTTGGCTAAAGAATTGTGCAGATTTTCTTATACGGGGCTACACAGATGACGAAGAAATAGCTTGGCGACCGTTACAGCAGGCTGCGGACTAA
- the LOC136225481 gene encoding endoglucanase 9-like isoform X2, translated as MLQFLVSEMKKKKKIMKVTDELFKRVLLTRLLYFRDVGFPFEDALHLSSNATRLLISSYLSQETFKKTPGGLILLNPDGDSGPLLFAATASFLTKLYSDYNKLVPTSGLSCSAGDLSSQQWMKQRLKKAEDHL; from the exons ATGCTTCAGTTTTTAGTTTcggagatgaagaagaagaagaagattatgAAAGTGACTGATGAGCTCTTTAAACGA GTTTTGCTAACTAGGCTTCTCTATTTCCGGGATGTTGGCTTTCCATTCGAGGATGCTTTACATCTTTCTTCGAATGCTACAAGGTTACTTATCTCTTCTTATCTCTCTCAAGAAACCTTCAAGAAAACACCAG GTGGATTGATCCTCTTAAATCCTGATGGTGATTCTGGACCATTACTGTTTGCTGCAACAGCATCTTTTCTGACTAAATTATACAGTGACTACAACAAACTTGTACCTACTTCAGGTTTAAGTTGCAGTGCTGGTGATTTGTCTTCGCAGCAGTGGATGAAACAGAGGTTGAAGAAAGCAGAGGATCATTTATAA
- the LOC136225481 gene encoding endoglucanase 9-like isoform X3, producing the protein MKRWKRNQYYWNNKLTANAVLLTRLLYFRDVGFPFEDALHLSSNATRLLISSYLSQETFKKTPGGLILLNPDGDSGPLLFAATASFLTKLYSDYNKLVPTSGLSCSAGDLSSQQWMKQRLKKAEDHL; encoded by the exons A TGAAGCGGTGGAAGAGGAACCAATATTATTGGAACAACAAGCTTACTGCTAACGCG GTTTTGCTAACTAGGCTTCTCTATTTCCGGGATGTTGGCTTTCCATTCGAGGATGCTTTACATCTTTCTTCGAATGCTACAAGGTTACTTATCTCTTCTTATCTCTCTCAAGAAACCTTCAAGAAAACACCAG GTGGATTGATCCTCTTAAATCCTGATGGTGATTCTGGACCATTACTGTTTGCTGCAACAGCATCTTTTCTGACTAAATTATACAGTGACTACAACAAACTTGTACCTACTTCAGGTTTAAGTTGCAGTGCTGGTGATTTGTCTTCGCAGCAGTGGATGAAACAGAGGTTGAAGAAAGCAGAGGATCATTTATAA